The proteins below are encoded in one region of Sporosarcina sp. FSL K6-1508:
- a CDS encoding sensor histidine kinase: MNLLFLYRYSSLVLTSIFFLLGPQSPLLFKAGVIISLGIAAWVTTNLQKKYLRNNAILKSIVLAETIGLTLLLMPTGGISSPFIWYALNPVLMAASFLTPLFCWAALSFYLGSATIIAYTLFHGADMIVILEEKSYFYLVCLLTTLLVRLFTGLTSELDIKAAVLKAKQEELLYVNKKLIETNDKYQDTLEHIMSLYHLMDNFSSEKSPQMLIKEITTSIIKCSQSDEAFFWLTDLNQQNSLIATIPNNRGIETGLKKEWNAIRGKREPFIGKVNNELYGMKVIRTSNNVGVLGIKISSSNEAEEAFHLNRTFEFLGELSEMMLERIYMDLMKDQMIVIEEQNRIANEIHDSVSQRLFGIVYSLHSLQVKSRAMTSEELNEEYQFLSQSANTTIKELRSTIYRLSSMKKGQKPYLVRLKKYLEEYSRLNDVQVDCQIIGDETLISDELKEALYRIVCETCGNAVRHGRCTAIELRLSLVDEKTVLIIRDDGIGFNLDDYTNKKEKGIGFINIKNIVSSFVGTFSIAGLNGLGTEIQIEIPNIKMLKKEEVIG; this comes from the coding sequence GTGAATTTATTGTTTTTATATCGATATAGTTCACTTGTATTAACCTCTATCTTTTTTTTACTAGGTCCGCAATCTCCCTTGCTTTTTAAAGCCGGAGTAATCATCTCACTCGGTATTGCAGCCTGGGTTACGACTAACTTACAAAAAAAATATTTAAGAAATAACGCAATTCTAAAGTCAATCGTGTTGGCTGAAACCATCGGATTGACTCTGTTGTTAATGCCCACTGGTGGTATTTCAAGTCCGTTTATATGGTATGCACTTAATCCGGTTCTTATGGCAGCGAGTTTTCTAACGCCTTTATTTTGTTGGGCAGCCCTGTCCTTCTATCTTGGAAGTGCCACAATAATTGCTTATACTCTATTTCATGGTGCTGATATGATAGTAATTTTGGAGGAGAAGTCATACTTTTATCTTGTTTGTTTACTAACAACATTGCTTGTCAGGTTATTCACAGGATTAACATCAGAGTTGGATATAAAAGCTGCTGTATTGAAAGCCAAGCAAGAAGAACTTTTATATGTAAATAAAAAACTAATCGAAACGAATGATAAATACCAAGATACACTGGAGCATATCATGTCCCTTTACCACTTGATGGATAACTTTTCTTCTGAAAAGAGCCCTCAGATGCTAATTAAAGAAATAACTACATCTATAATCAAGTGTTCGCAAAGTGATGAAGCTTTCTTTTGGTTAACAGATTTAAACCAACAAAATAGTCTTATTGCCACTATACCAAATAACAGAGGCATAGAAACCGGACTTAAAAAGGAATGGAACGCTATACGAGGTAAGAGAGAACCATTCATCGGTAAAGTTAATAATGAATTATACGGGATGAAAGTAATTAGAACTTCCAATAACGTTGGTGTTTTAGGCATTAAGATTTCCAGTTCCAATGAAGCAGAAGAGGCATTTCACCTAAACCGTACTTTTGAGTTTTTAGGTGAGCTAAGTGAAATGATGTTAGAGAGAATATATATGGATTTAATGAAGGATCAAATGATCGTTATAGAAGAACAGAATCGTATCGCCAATGAAATCCATGACAGTGTTTCCCAAAGATTGTTCGGTATTGTTTATTCCCTTCATAGTTTACAAGTAAAAAGTCGAGCTATGACAAGTGAAGAATTGAATGAAGAGTATCAATTTCTTTCACAATCTGCAAATACTACAATTAAGGAACTTCGGTCTACCATCTATCGACTGAGCTCCATGAAGAAAGGCCAGAAACCTTATCTTGTCCGTTTGAAAAAGTATTTGGAAGAATACTCGCGACTAAATGATGTACAAGTTGACTGCCAAATAATTGGTGATGAAACGTTGATTTCAGATGAATTAAAGGAAGCCCTTTATAGAATTGTTTGTGAAACTTGCGGAAATGCGGTACGTCATGGGAGATGTACTGCTATTGAATTAAGGTTATCTTTAGTAGATGAGAAAACAGTATTAATCATTCGAGATGACGGGATTGGATTCAATTTGGATGATTACACGAACAAGAAGGAAAAAGGAATCGGGTTCATTAATATAAAAAACATTGTAAGTTCTTTCGTAGGAACATTTTCAATAGCCGGATTAAACGGTTTAGGGACAGAAATACAAATCGAAATTCCAAACATAAAAATGCTCAAGAAGGAAGAGGTCATTGGATAA
- the ggt gene encoding gamma-glutamyltransferase has product MMRSKFRQALVLSFSLLLLVGTLPSSVLAKELDMDYKNSKQVATGLDGMVATAHPLASQIGADVLRNGGNAIDAAVAIQFALNVTEPMMSGIGGGGFLMYYDADKEETSIINSRERAPAGATPDMFLDEKGEPIPFGERATGGKAVGVPGTLKGLEEALERWGTRSMDELIDPAIQLASEGFPIDIVLADAIADNKEVLNKTAAGIVFAPNGKPLKEGDKLVQKDLAKTFKLIKSGGTDAFYKGEIAKAVAGVVQKYEGSMTADDIAAYDVRIDKPIWGDYKGYQIASMPPPSSGGVFLLQMLSILDGFDLSQYDVKSWEKYHLLAEAMHLAYADRAAYAGDPEFVEVPLKGLLHPDYIKQRQDLIKLTSVIEKPIAGDPWRYEGKKTAGISVQQPDDKKQGETTHFTVADQWGNVVSYTTTIEQLFGTGIMVPGYGFMLNNELTDFDAIPGGANQVEPNKRPLSSMTPTIVFKDDKPVLTVGSPGGSTIITSVLQTIIHSIEYDMELKAAIEEPRIFTNNTTSYRYEKGIPNKVLDYLNKMGHNFGESPVTIGNVQSILIDHKEGTFKGVADSSRSGAAIGIDF; this is encoded by the coding sequence ATGATGAGGAGTAAATTTAGACAAGCTCTTGTACTTTCGTTTAGTCTGTTGCTTTTAGTTGGTACGTTGCCTAGTAGTGTTTTGGCAAAAGAACTGGACATGGATTACAAGAATTCCAAGCAAGTTGCGACTGGGTTAGACGGTATGGTTGCAACCGCGCATCCATTGGCGAGTCAAATTGGGGCGGATGTTTTGCGTAACGGTGGTAATGCCATTGATGCGGCAGTCGCAATACAGTTTGCGTTGAATGTCACTGAACCGATGATGTCCGGAATCGGAGGCGGCGGTTTCTTGATGTATTATGATGCGGATAAGGAAGAGACAAGCATTATTAACAGCCGCGAACGTGCACCAGCAGGGGCTACGCCGGATATGTTTTTAGATGAAAAAGGGGAGCCGATTCCGTTTGGTGAACGGGCCACTGGCGGTAAGGCAGTAGGTGTTCCAGGAACGTTGAAGGGATTGGAAGAGGCTCTTGAAAGATGGGGTACACGTTCAATGGATGAATTGATCGACCCTGCTATTCAATTGGCGTCGGAAGGTTTCCCAATTGACATCGTATTAGCTGATGCGATTGCAGATAATAAGGAAGTACTCAATAAAACTGCAGCTGGAATTGTCTTTGCTCCAAATGGTAAGCCCTTGAAAGAGGGGGATAAGCTTGTACAAAAGGATTTGGCGAAAACATTTAAGTTAATAAAGTCTGGTGGAACGGATGCTTTCTACAAAGGAGAAATTGCAAAAGCAGTCGCGGGTGTCGTACAAAAGTATGAAGGTTCGATGACGGCGGATGACATCGCTGCTTATGATGTGAGGATAGACAAGCCCATTTGGGGAGATTATAAAGGTTACCAGATTGCCAGTATGCCACCTCCAAGTTCTGGTGGAGTATTTTTGTTGCAAATGCTCAGTATTCTTGATGGGTTCGATCTTTCCCAATATGACGTAAAATCATGGGAAAAGTACCATTTGCTTGCCGAAGCGATGCATTTAGCCTATGCCGATCGAGCAGCTTATGCCGGAGATCCGGAGTTCGTTGAAGTTCCTTTGAAGGGACTTTTACATCCGGATTATATTAAACAAAGACAAGATTTAATCAAGTTAACTTCGGTTATTGAAAAGCCTATAGCGGGAGATCCATGGCGATATGAAGGTAAAAAGACAGCGGGTATATCGGTTCAACAGCCGGATGACAAAAAACAAGGTGAAACAACTCACTTTACGGTAGCGGATCAGTGGGGGAATGTCGTTTCTTATACGACGACAATTGAACAACTATTCGGTACGGGGATTATGGTGCCGGGTTACGGATTTATGCTGAATAACGAATTGACCGATTTTGATGCAATACCAGGCGGAGCCAATCAGGTTGAACCAAATAAAAGGCCATTGAGTAGTATGACACCGACAATTGTATTCAAGGATGACAAGCCGGTTTTAACAGTGGGATCCCCCGGCGGCTCAACAATTATCACGTCAGTCCTTCAGACGATTATCCATTCGATTGAATATGACATGGAATTAAAAGCTGCGATAGAAGAGCCTAGAATTTTCACGAACAATACGACTTCTTATCGTTATGAAAAAGGTATTCCGAATAAGGTACTGGATTATCTGAATAAGATGGGCCATAATTTCGGTGAAAGTCCAGTGACGATCGGCAATGTTCAGAGCATTTTAATCGATCACAAAGAAGGGACTTTTAAAGGAGTTGCAGATTCAAGCAGGAGCGGGGCGGCAATCGGAATCGATTTTTAG
- a CDS encoding signal peptidase I — protein sequence MKLFSRILNTLLAIGILCTLIAAIGSAITKEPVLLTVIRSNSMSPVWERGDMVIIENLKEKEAVQNGDIVFFKTEEGSLADKGWIAHRVVDRNVDKGFITKGDANEYTDQRDGSGLIERDWIAGRALTIGETPIVIPKIGYLSLWAEKYQSNPYTLPVIAIVLAIIIAIGELKSGRKRKKTNKGMELQLIYIVGGLTISVIMGATMLASGQRANLFYEVSSQGQGVLMGSAVGILKVGDEVTRPLSELSNGGFFKLIGAVTSDDKQIKLSHTKLSLSPGQETDITFTVNAERPGKYESSIQIGLFYPFLPPSFIYFLAQKSYWLALAVVSLVPGLPLMIYPLFDRKMRRRTIKVLRRKRRTLRGILPF from the coding sequence ATGAAGCTATTTTCAAGGATACTGAACACTTTATTAGCAATTGGCATCTTATGTACGTTAATTGCTGCAATTGGGTCAGCTATTACTAAAGAACCCGTTTTGCTTACCGTCATTCGTTCAAACAGTATGTCCCCTGTTTGGGAGCGGGGCGATATGGTGATCATAGAGAACCTAAAGGAAAAAGAAGCAGTACAAAATGGAGATATCGTCTTTTTCAAAACAGAAGAAGGAAGTCTTGCTGACAAAGGTTGGATTGCCCACCGAGTAGTCGATAGAAACGTCGATAAAGGTTTTATTACCAAAGGGGACGCTAATGAATATACGGATCAGCGGGATGGTAGTGGACTGATTGAGCGAGATTGGATTGCTGGAAGAGCATTAACTATAGGAGAAACACCAATCGTTATCCCTAAAATAGGTTACTTATCATTATGGGCGGAAAAATATCAAAGCAATCCTTATACATTGCCAGTTATCGCCATAGTTCTTGCGATTATTATTGCAATTGGCGAATTAAAATCTGGACGAAAACGAAAGAAGACAAATAAAGGAATGGAGTTACAACTCATTTATATAGTAGGTGGATTAACGATTTCCGTTATTATGGGAGCGACAATGCTTGCTTCCGGACAACGAGCAAACCTTTTTTATGAAGTCTCTTCTCAAGGTCAAGGTGTATTAATGGGCAGTGCTGTTGGTATTTTAAAGGTTGGAGATGAAGTAACCCGGCCATTATCAGAGCTAAGTAATGGAGGTTTCTTTAAATTAATTGGTGCCGTTACTTCTGATGATAAGCAAATTAAATTGAGTCATACAAAGTTATCCCTTTCACCGGGTCAGGAAACCGATATAACCTTTACTGTAAATGCCGAAAGGCCTGGCAAGTATGAGTCATCTATTCAAATCGGATTATTTTATCCATTTCTACCCCCTTCATTTATTTACTTTCTAGCACAGAAAAGTTATTGGTTGGCGCTTGCAGTCGTCTCTTTAGTACCAGGATTGCCGTTAATGATTTATCCTCTTTTTGACAGAAAAATGAGAAGAAGAACGATTAAAGTGTTAAGGAGGAAAAGAAGAACGTTGCGGGGGATTTTGCCGTTTTAG
- a CDS encoding response regulator: protein MDDEQLALKHLENKLNELGTVKVVKTFSNAPTFLKEMKHLDFQVAFLDIEMPGFSGLDLAELIQEGKKDVYIVFVTAYRDYAIQAFELQSIDYLMKPIMKERLEKTVMRLQEQLLLSDKSSVNERDASPSLKIICFDEFAVFSQEEPVKWKTAKVKELFAVFITYLNMSMNRDSLIDLLWPESEYQKAKIQLHTSISHLRKMLDSVGYPGSLTFSDQSYALELHGFQCDALELERVLADYTNVDHDTIRVFEHAVQQYSGDYMDKNGYEWAAAKTQSLRQKLLQLLQKMIDYYSKNDELHKKQHYLQILLTYNPYSEHVLQQLIHYHLDVGNRGDAIKVYHDFKKQLLEDLDILPGRATNELYESILVTT from the coding sequence GTGGATGATGAGCAGTTGGCTTTGAAACATTTGGAGAATAAGTTAAATGAATTGGGTACTGTTAAAGTCGTTAAAACTTTTTCAAATGCACCCACTTTTTTAAAGGAAATGAAGCATCTTGATTTTCAAGTAGCCTTTTTGGATATTGAAATGCCGGGCTTTAGCGGATTGGATTTAGCTGAACTCATTCAAGAAGGAAAAAAAGATGTATATATTGTCTTTGTGACTGCCTATCGGGATTATGCGATTCAAGCTTTTGAATTGCAGTCGATTGATTATTTAATGAAACCTATTATGAAAGAGCGCCTCGAAAAAACAGTGATGCGACTTCAAGAACAGCTGCTTTTGAGTGATAAATCTTCAGTAAATGAACGGGATGCCTCTCCTTCCCTGAAAATTATCTGTTTTGATGAGTTTGCTGTCTTCAGCCAAGAGGAACCTGTCAAATGGAAAACTGCAAAAGTAAAAGAACTATTTGCTGTTTTCATTACATATCTAAATATGTCTATGAACAGAGACTCTCTTATCGATTTGCTATGGCCGGAGAGCGAATACCAAAAGGCTAAGATTCAACTCCATACGTCAATCTCGCATTTGCGTAAAATGTTGGATTCCGTGGGCTACCCTGGCTCGTTAACTTTTTCAGATCAAAGCTATGCACTGGAGCTACATGGATTCCAATGCGATGCTCTTGAACTGGAGCGGGTACTAGCTGATTATACTAATGTGGATCATGATACTATTCGGGTATTCGAACACGCAGTTCAGCAATATAGTGGCGACTATATGGATAAGAACGGCTATGAATGGGCAGCAGCCAAAACACAAAGTCTTCGTCAAAAATTGTTGCAGCTTCTCCAAAAGATGATTGATTATTACTCTAAGAATGACGAGTTACATAAAAAACAGCATTATTTACAGATTCTGCTCACCTATAATCCATATTCCGAACATGTTTTACAGCAACTTATACACTACCACCTTGACGTTGGGAACCGTGGGGATGCCATTAAGGTGTACCATGACTTCAAGAAACAATTATTGGAGGATCTCGACATTTTACCAGGACGTGCAACAAATGAACTTTATGAATCGATCCTCGTTACAACGTAA
- a CDS encoding DUF5050 domain-containing protein — MKKTLAIISTFLVTLLLFSGLSAPVQADTLTIVDNELVERIQAASIRATSKPNSYEMVRSALLAGQTTGYFETSEMAYTDVPGLINKITSENPEIMYLTAYKYWSNGKIEFTYSQSTITIQNNKNALVKKVDEVLASIIKPEFTDFDKVKAIHDYLVLTTAYDEYNYDNNTVPADSYAAYGSLVKDIAVCDGYTKAAQLLMNRLGIENQYVDGTANGELHSWNLVKLDGKVYFMDITWDDPTPDKLGYVRYAYFLITSDQLRKDHVWNETNWPVATSVKYSYFNEFDKTIEVDGIYYFSNNGDHNKLYKITKEGTNKQKINDVRAPYFAIAGDWIYFSNYNNSGYLSKMNKNGTELEQLNSVHSTDITVKGNTLTYLNTITNKRESLIVDIHAPNIVTPIGDIVPSNKMWTVTFNQKFEFSSIKEDTVAVKTDNGISIQVTYEIDPTGTKLLVYPPKGGYEKNTNYVLTIENVKSPDGKVQKKKEIHPFYVR; from the coding sequence ATGAAAAAGACACTCGCTATTATCAGTACATTTTTAGTTACACTATTACTATTTTCCGGCCTGTCAGCGCCTGTCCAAGCGGATACGCTGACAATTGTAGACAATGAATTGGTTGAAAGGATTCAAGCAGCTTCTATTCGAGCTACTTCCAAGCCTAATTCCTACGAAATGGTCCGTTCTGCTCTTTTGGCTGGTCAAACAACTGGATATTTTGAGACATCCGAAATGGCTTACACGGATGTACCCGGATTAATTAATAAAATTACATCTGAAAATCCTGAAATTATGTATTTAACTGCTTACAAATACTGGTCAAACGGAAAAATCGAGTTTACATATTCTCAATCTACGATCACAATCCAAAACAATAAAAATGCACTTGTGAAAAAAGTTGACGAAGTTCTTGCGAGCATTATCAAGCCTGAATTCACTGATTTTGATAAGGTAAAGGCCATCCATGATTATCTTGTTTTGACTACGGCATATGACGAATATAATTACGATAATAATACAGTCCCAGCAGACTCGTACGCCGCGTATGGTTCCCTCGTTAAAGATATCGCGGTTTGTGACGGTTATACGAAAGCAGCACAACTTCTTATGAACCGGCTTGGCATCGAGAACCAGTATGTCGACGGGACAGCTAACGGTGAGTTGCATTCGTGGAATCTTGTTAAATTGGACGGGAAGGTTTATTTCATGGACATCACATGGGATGATCCGACGCCCGACAAATTGGGCTATGTAAGATATGCTTACTTCCTCATTACTTCAGACCAATTAAGAAAAGACCATGTATGGAATGAGACGAATTGGCCGGTTGCAACAAGTGTAAAATACAGCTACTTTAATGAATTCGATAAAACAATTGAAGTTGATGGCATCTATTATTTCAGCAATAATGGCGATCATAACAAGCTATATAAAATTACCAAAGAGGGAACTAACAAACAAAAAATTAACGATGTCCGTGCACCTTACTTCGCTATTGCAGGTGACTGGATTTATTTCAGTAATTATAACAACAGTGGTTACTTATCCAAGATGAACAAAAATGGAACTGAACTCGAACAATTAAATTCTGTCCACTCCACTGACATTACGGTTAAGGGAAATACTCTAACGTATTTAAATACAATAACGAACAAACGAGAGTCGCTAATTGTGGATATTCACGCACCGAATATTGTGACACCGATTGGAGATATTGTTCCCTCGAATAAAATGTGGACTGTGACATTCAATCAAAAATTCGAATTCTCTTCCATTAAAGAGGATACGGTTGCTGTAAAAACCGATAATGGAATTTCTATTCAAGTTACATATGAGATAGATCCAACCGGAACAAAGTTATTAGTGTATCCACCAAAGGGCGGCTATGAAAAGAATACAAACTATGTGCTAACAATCGAAAATGTAAAATCTCCCGACGGAAAGGTACAGAAGAAAAAAGAAATTCACCCTTTCTATGTAAGATAA
- a CDS encoding DUF1102 domain-containing protein, whose translation MKMKKGIFSVVFLLAISSVMAAMSFSSAAVKSDMDVTVKNSNESLLALVASAEHNAADYKANGELLINLNKGNGADYGVQNNSKYNWDKLFAVKNNSDKDINVTVNVAKRSGKGTFEASEVTELDTFGKPGGGHGGGGIITPTKQLLKLTNGGGSNTLSFTLKPGKDQEIDLELLTNNIGKGSNNYTLTVDAVRTDGK comes from the coding sequence ATGAAGATGAAAAAAGGTATATTTTCGGTAGTGTTTCTACTAGCAATTTCAAGTGTGATGGCGGCAATGTCTTTCTCAAGTGCAGCGGTCAAGAGTGATATGGACGTTACGGTCAAGAATTCTAACGAATCACTATTGGCACTAGTAGCAAGTGCGGAGCATAATGCAGCTGATTATAAAGCGAATGGTGAATTATTGATTAACCTGAATAAGGGTAATGGAGCAGATTACGGAGTTCAAAACAATAGTAAATATAATTGGGATAAATTATTTGCAGTTAAAAATAACTCAGATAAAGATATTAATGTTACTGTTAATGTCGCTAAGAGATCCGGTAAAGGAACTTTTGAAGCTAGCGAGGTTACCGAATTAGATACGTTTGGAAAACCAGGTGGTGGACATGGCGGTGGTGGTATAATTACTCCTACTAAACAACTGTTGAAATTAACAAATGGCGGTGGTAGTAATACACTTTCATTTACGCTAAAACCAGGTAAGGATCAGGAAATTGACCTGGAATTATTGACTAATAACATTGGTAAAGGATCAAATAATTACACACTAACTGTTGACGCAGTTAGAACAGATGGTAAGTAA
- a CDS encoding YitT family protein: MKKQHKKETPMHFVFRYLFIMVGATMAAAAIELFLVPNAIIDGGIIGISLILTFLTGIPFGLLILLINLPFLFFGYKYIGKTFFISSSFAIVVLALVEIPLKSVDPFVTDPLLATVFGGLLLGAGVGLVIRNGGALDGSEILGILLTKRIPFSVGEFVMFFNIFIFGWAGFVLGWSQAMYSILTYYIASKAIDAVIQGLDDTKAVIIVSDEYEELGNAINERLGRSITNLKGSGGYNSSEKDVIYVVITRLEISKLKQIVHEVDAQAFLTIMNTQEAHGGQFKSAIH, from the coding sequence ATGAAAAAACAGCATAAAAAGGAAACACCTATGCATTTTGTTTTTCGCTACCTGTTCATTATGGTAGGGGCGACGATGGCGGCCGCCGCTATTGAACTATTTCTTGTGCCAAATGCCATTATTGATGGCGGCATCATCGGGATTTCGCTGATTTTAACTTTTTTAACGGGCATCCCATTCGGTTTACTCATCTTGCTGATCAACTTGCCGTTCCTTTTCTTCGGCTATAAGTACATTGGAAAAACCTTCTTCATATCTTCCTCTTTTGCGATTGTTGTGCTTGCACTTGTGGAAATTCCGCTTAAATCAGTTGACCCATTTGTAACGGATCCACTTCTCGCGACTGTCTTTGGGGGACTGTTGTTAGGGGCAGGCGTCGGACTAGTCATTCGAAATGGCGGGGCGCTCGATGGGTCGGAGATACTTGGTATTTTATTGACGAAAAGAATTCCATTCTCTGTTGGCGAGTTTGTAATGTTTTTCAATATCTTCATCTTTGGTTGGGCAGGGTTTGTACTAGGCTGGTCTCAGGCAATGTACTCAATTCTGACCTACTATATCGCATCCAAAGCAATCGATGCCGTCATTCAAGGACTGGATGATACAAAAGCGGTAATTATTGTTTCGGATGAATACGAGGAACTCGGCAATGCCATCAACGAACGCCTTGGCAGAAGCATTACGAACCTTAAAGGAAGCGGCGGCTATAATAGTAGCGAAAAAGATGTTATTTACGTCGTTATCACGCGATTAGAAATAAGTAAACTGAAACAAATTGTCCATGAAGTTGATGCGCAAGCATTTTTAACCATCATGAATACCCAAGAAGCACATGGTGGGCAGTTTAAATCAGCGATTCACTAA
- a CDS encoding response regulator transcription factor has translation MRIVLVDDHPLVRKGLASILSLDGTMEVLGEAANSREALTLFRTAKPDLAIVDLRLANESGLELITEAKQHGVNCKFVVLTSSTEELDFKRAKEIGVDGYVLKEALPEELIHALQIINKGRKYYDPGVFDLMMKPGLPPKDDGHIEQLTPKEKEVLLELGMGHSNKQISQTLYITEYTVKKHVSQILAKLELNDRTHAALYANVKGLVTYVVS, from the coding sequence ATGCGAATTGTTCTTGTTGACGATCATCCATTAGTTAGAAAAGGACTAGCATCAATACTTTCTTTAGACGGGACAATGGAGGTTCTTGGAGAAGCGGCAAATAGTAGGGAGGCGTTGACTCTATTTCGCACGGCTAAACCTGATTTAGCCATTGTTGATCTTCGATTAGCGAACGAGTCCGGTTTGGAATTGATTACAGAAGCGAAACAACATGGAGTAAATTGCAAATTCGTTGTGCTCACTTCATCGACAGAAGAGCTTGACTTCAAGCGGGCAAAAGAAATAGGAGTGGATGGCTATGTTTTAAAAGAAGCATTGCCTGAGGAACTGATACATGCCTTGCAAATTATAAATAAAGGCAGAAAGTATTATGATCCCGGTGTATTTGATCTAATGATGAAACCTGGATTGCCGCCTAAAGATGATGGGCATATCGAACAGCTAACTCCAAAAGAAAAGGAAGTATTACTTGAACTTGGCATGGGACATTCCAATAAACAAATATCACAGACCTTGTATATAACGGAATATACCGTAAAAAAGCATGTGAGCCAGATATTGGCAAAACTAGAATTAAACGATAGAACGCATGCCGCACTATATGCTAATGTAAAAGGTTTAGTAACATATGTCGTTAGTTAA
- a CDS encoding DUF5305 family protein: MGSILVHLYKGKHRKIFLPLLLVLIISVAVSVYSLSGPAITITQINDDIPRIETNYDYKATLMPNVLYPNGGTVEAGDTMFRKITTAIPINLKSTIDYENEILAKGTHEAKLVIKAGDMWERMFPLEKKQAFEEKGKAIAILEKAYKIDLEKVNAFILQVEEETGIKLPQYAIEVVPNIQGTINYDGKEMNIQEQGKLTFQYSYEEIALASEKVFTSMSPLATTEMIPNTFNLFGFSLPLSRVRIISSLFSLSLLLTIIYVYKRLVTNHAKPITSRVEKINKKYSSRIIPVSEKLNIDQKSILTLDSFKSVLKIADDKELPIFFHNDHQDGSAIYFIVDGDYLYSYVTSITDLIPRTSKRIRKAKTYAIG, from the coding sequence ATGGGATCAATCTTAGTTCATCTATATAAGGGGAAACACAGGAAAATATTCCTCCCCCTTCTACTAGTACTAATTATTTCAGTTGCAGTATCAGTTTATTCTTTGTCAGGACCAGCAATAACTATTACTCAAATCAATGATGACATTCCTCGAATAGAAACAAACTATGATTACAAGGCGACACTTATGCCAAATGTCCTTTATCCGAACGGAGGGACGGTAGAAGCAGGAGATACAATGTTCCGGAAAATAACAACTGCAATTCCTATTAATTTAAAATCTACAATAGACTACGAGAATGAAATACTGGCAAAAGGTACACATGAAGCAAAATTAGTAATAAAAGCAGGGGATATGTGGGAAAGAATGTTTCCACTAGAAAAAAAACAAGCCTTTGAAGAAAAGGGGAAAGCAATTGCAATTTTAGAAAAAGCATATAAAATTGACCTTGAAAAAGTGAATGCATTCATATTACAAGTGGAAGAAGAAACAGGCATTAAATTACCTCAGTATGCAATCGAAGTAGTTCCAAATATCCAAGGAACAATTAACTATGATGGTAAGGAAATGAATATTCAGGAACAGGGTAAGCTTACTTTTCAATATTCATATGAAGAAATTGCGTTAGCAAGTGAAAAAGTATTCACGTCCATGTCCCCATTGGCAACGACCGAAATGATTCCGAATACTTTTAACTTATTTGGGTTCTCCCTTCCATTAAGCCGAGTTCGAATAATAAGCTCCCTATTTTCTTTGTCCTTACTACTAACTATTATTTATGTCTATAAAAGGTTAGTTACTAATCATGCAAAACCTATTACCTCGCGTGTAGAAAAAATAAATAAAAAATATAGCAGCAGAATTATTCCAGTTTCAGAGAAATTGAATATTGACCAGAAGTCCATTCTAACTCTTGATTCGTTTAAATCAGTGTTGAAAATTGCTGATGATAAAGAACTCCCTATTTTCTTTCATAATGATCACCAAGATGGAAGCGCAATATACTTTATAGTCGACGGCGATTATTTATATAGTTATGTAACGAGCATAACAGATTTAATTCCGAGAACGTCCAAAAGAATAAGAAAAGCAAAAACGTATGCAATCGGTTAA